The genomic DNA GCAGGGGGACTGGAAATACATACTGCATGCTCACAGAGAGAGGATTCTTTATGTCCTAGTTCAGTGGACACTGGAAGCTGGCCAACCACTCTCACTGACACTTCTGCAACTGTGAAAAATGCAGGTTTAATAAccactctcaaaaataaaagaagaaagtttatttaCTCTGTAAGTGATGATGCATCTCATCAAGGAAAAAaactacagacacagagacagtcagaGCTTACTAACCTTTCAGCCCCGTTTGAAGCAAGTGCTTTTGAAGTACCATTCCCCTTTACAAATGTAGATtcaggtatttttcttttttcttttaatgtatatAGTCTTATGGATGAGATTACACTCTTATTtgaatatatgattttttttttattttaaaagaaacacctgctttctgtagtttttcagatctcttttttgtttggtttagttttggttttgtgagagttctgtgtagccctggctgtcttggaactcaggctggcctggaactcagacatccgcctgcctctccttccccagtgcttggattaaaTCTGTGGGCCACTTTCGTCTGGTTCTAGGAATCATTTAACCTCAGACAGTAACTATATAGATTATAGTTGAGACTTCGGATTTGGTGTTTAGACTTATGTCATTCAAACTTATTGGGGCAATTTTGTACCATATATCGTCggctctttgttctttgtttttgagcatttatttattgtgtatatatgtgtttgggcATATGCATGGCACATGGtttatgtgtggaggtcagtggaTAGCGTGTCTAAGTCAGTTTTCCtttttcaccatgtgggtcttcAGGCAAATGCATTTACACCCTAAGTCGCCATGCCATTGTTCCCCCTTTTACTCTATGCTGGTTTTGATCTTGAGTGATCCTCCTCCTTTAGTCTCCCAAGTAGTAGGGACCACAGACATGCGTCACTGTCTATGCACCATGCTCTATGGCTCCTAAGACAACTTTCTATCCAAACACATTAGGAACTTGACTGCTTAACGCCTGCTTTAGAGTGTTTATTATGTACACATTGGATAGCTAAAAACGATGtttacttgggaagctgaagcaggaggatttgaactaggaattcaaggccagcctggggaacTTAAGGAAAACTTGTTGCTTCTACTCCATTCCTCACCTCCATCATGTGAAAAACAGTTTTGTCTCCCTGTGAGAAATTGTAAATAGTGAATATGTCAGTGGTAGTGGTGCTAGTGTACTAAAGAGTTGTTTGAGGTCCAGGGATCTGACTGCCTCTTTGGCCACACCCAGCATCTTACGGGAATACTGGGGATCTGGATTCAGGTCTTCATGACaggcacttcactgactgagctagcTCCTTAGCCTCTTCATGTAGAAATTTTGTAAGTTCAAAATTGCAGCCGttccaggttttgtttgttttaaagatttattcatttattatatataagtacactgtagctgtcctcagacataccagaagagggtatcggatctctttacagatggttatgagccaccatgtggttgctgggaattgaactcaggacctctggaagagcagtcgggtgctcttaaccgccgagccatctctccaggtttTGTTTTCAATCTGTCAGTCACCCTTTGTTCTTCTTGTACTTCTTATTTTAAACACTTTAACTTGGGAAAAGCACTGAGTAGATGCGTACTCTAACTTGTCCTGTCACTCTGTATTCTTATGCTTAGGTATACCAGATTCTTCAATCAAAAGAAGCAATTTACCAAATGATCCTGAAGAGCCATCTTTGTCCTTGACCAACTCTTTTGTGACTGCTGCCAGTAAAGAAATTAGTTATATTCATGCATTGATATCTCAGGATCTAAATGACAAAGAAGCAATACTCAGTGAAGAAAAGCCACAGCCATATACAGCCCTAGAAGCTGACTTTCTGTCGTGCTTGCCAGAAAGATCATGTGAAAATGATCAAAAAAGTCCAAAAGTTTCCGACCGAAAAGAAAAAGTCTTAGTCTCAGCATGTCGTCCTTCAGGAAGGCTTGCAGCAGCAGTGCAGCTCAGCAGCATTAGCTTTGACTCTCAGGAAAACCCTCTTGGTAGCCACAACGTAACAAGTACTCTTAAATTAACTCCCAGCCCGAAGACACCTCTGTCAAAGCCAGTTGTGGTTTCTAGAGGGAAAATGTGTAAAATGCCAGAGAAACTGCAATGTAAGAGTTGTAAAGATAATATTGAATTAAGCAAAAACATCCCTCTGGGGGTTAATGAAATGTGTGTCTTAAGTGAAAATTCTGAAACACCTGAGCTTCTGCCACCTCTAGAATATATAACAGAAGTGTCCTCATCAGTGAAGTCACAGTTcaatcaaaatacaaaaatagCAGTCGTACAAAAGGACCAAAAAGACTCAACTTTTATTTCAGAAGTAACAGTCCATATGAATTCTGAAGAACTTTTCCCAGAAAAGGAGAATAATTTTGCTTTTCAAGTAACCAATGAAAGCAATAAACCCAATATAGGAAGTACTGTGGAATTCCAGGAAGAAGACCTCAGCCACACAAAAGGGCATAGTCTCAAGAACTCTCCCATGACAGTAGATAGAGACCTAGATGATGAGCAAGCAGGCCAAGTGTTGATTACAGAGGACTCAGATTCATTAGCAGTAGTCCATGATTGTACAAAGAAGAGCAGAAATACTATAGAGCAGCATCAGAAAGgaactgcagacaaagacttcaAGTCAAATTCCTCCTTGTATTTGAAATCAGATGGGAACAATGATTATTTAGACAAATGGTCAGAGTTCTTGGATCCACTCATGAACCATAAATTTGGAGGTAGCTTCAGAACAGCttccaataaagaaataaaactttcagaGGATAATGTCAAGAAAAGCAAAATGTTCTTCAAAGATATCGAAGAACAGTATCCTACTAGTTTAGATTGTATTGACACTGTTAGTACCCTACAATTAGCAAACAAGAAGAGACTAAGTGAACCTCATACATTTGATTTGAAGTCAGGTACTACTGTATCTACACAGTGTCATAGTCAATCATCTGTTTCTCATGAAGATACTCACACAGCACCTCAGATGTTATCTTCAAAGCAAGATTTTCATTCAAGTCATAACTTAACGCCCAGCCAAAAAGCAGAAATTACAGAACTGTCTACTATCTTGGAAGAATCAGGAAGTCAGTTTGAATTCACACAGTTCAAAAATCCAAGCCACATAGCACAGAATAATACATCTGCAGTGCTTGGAAACCAGATGGCTGTTGTAAGGACCGCTTCTGAGGAGTGGAAAGATGTTGATCTTCATCTCCCACTGAATCCCTCCTCTGTAGGTCAGATAGATCACAACAAGAAATTCGAATGTTTGGTTGGAGTTAAGCAAAGCTCTTCTCACCTGTTAGAAGACACTTGTAACCAAAATACATCTTGTTTTTTACCGATAAAAGAAATGGAGTTTGGAGGATTTTGTTCTGCTCTTGGCACAAAACTTAGTGTGTCTAATGAGGCTCTGAGAAAGGCTATGAAACTGTTCAGTGACATTGAAAATATTAGTGAGGAGCCTTCTACAAAAGTAGGACCAAGAGGATTCTCTTCATGTGCACATCATGATTCTGTTGCTTCCGTGTTTaagataaagaaacaaaacactgaTAAAAGTTTTGATGAGAAATCTAGTAAGTGCCAGGTAACAGTACAAAATAATAAGGAAATGACTACCTGTATTCTTGTTGATGAAAATCCTGAAAATTATGTAAAGAATATAAAACAAGATAACAACTATACTGGCTCTCAAAGAAATGCTTATAAATTAGAAAACTCTGATGTTAGTAAATCAAGTACAAGTGGCACAGTTTATATTAATAAAGGTGACAGTGATTTACCTTTTGCTGCTGAAAAAGGCAATAAGTATCCTGAGTCATGTACCCAATATGTGAGGGAAGAAAATGCACAAATTAAGGAAAGTGTATCAGATTTAACATGTTTGGAAGTCATGAAAGCTGAGGAAACATGTCATATGAAATCTTCAGATAAAGAACAATTACCTTCAGATAAGATGGAACAAAATATGAAAGAGTTTAATATATCTTTTCAGACTGCAAGCGGGAAAAATATCAGAGTCTCCAAAGAGTCACTAAATAAAAGTGTGAATATTTTAGATCAGGAAACAGAAGACTTGACTGTCACTTCAGATTCTTTGAATTCTAAAATTCTTTGTGGCATAAATAAGGACAAAATGCATATTTCATGTCACAAGAAATCAATCAATATTAAAAAGGTATTTGAAGAACATTTCCCAATTGGAACTGTCAGTCAATTACCAGCTCTTCAGCAGTATCCTGAATATGAAATAGAAAGTATCAAAGAACCTACTCTGTTGAGTTTTCATACAGCTAGTGGGAAAAAAGTCAAAATTATGCAGGAATCTTTGGACAAAGTGAAAAATCTTTTTGATGAGACACAGTATGTTAGGAAAACCACCAATTTTGGTCATCAAGAATCAAAACCCCTGAAGGACAGAGAGGACTATAAAGAAAGACTTACATTAGCATATGAGAAAATTGAAGTAACTGCCTCAAAATGTGAAGAAATGCAGAACTTTGTCTCTAAGCAGACTGAAATGCTACCCCAGCAAAATGATCATATGTATAGGCAAACTGAAAATCTCACATCAAATGGTAGCTCTCCCAAAGTACATggaaacatagaaaataaaatagaaaagaatccTAGAATTTGCTGTATTTGTCAGTCCTCATACTTTGTCACTGAAGATTCTGCTTTGGCATGTTATACGGGGGACAGTAGAAAAACTTGTGTCGGAGAGTCTTCTCTGTCCAAAGGCAAAAAATGGCTTAGAGAACAAAGTGATAAGCTTGGAACAAGAAATACTATTGAAATCCAATGTGTAAAGGAACACACTGAAGATTTTGCAGGAAATGCCTTATATGAACATAGTTTAGTCATTATCAGAACTGAAATTGATACAAGTCATGTCTCTGAAAACCAAGCTTCAACCCTCTTTAGTGACCCTAATGTGTGTCACAGCTATCTATCCCATTCTAGTTTTTGTCATCATGATGATATGCATAATGATTCAGGATATTTCTTAAAAGATAAAATTGATTCTGATGTCCAGCCAGACATGAAGAATACTGAAGGCAATGCCATTTTCCCTAAAATATCTgctacaaaagaaataaaactacaccCACAAACTGTAAATGAAGAGTGTGTTCAAAAACTGGAGACTAATGCTTCAccatatgcaaataaaaatatagcCATTGACTCAGCTATGCTGGATTTAAGGAATTGTAAGGTAGGCTCACCTGTATTCATTACAACTCATTCACAAGAAACTGTAAGAATGAAAGAGATATTCACAGATAACTGTAGTAAAATAGTCGAACAAAACAGGGAGAGTAAACCAGACACTTGCCAGACAAGCTGTCATAAAGCATTGGATAATTCAGAGGATTTTATATGTCCTAGCTCTTCAGGTGATGTCTGCATAAACTCACCTATGGCtattttttatcctcaaagtgaACAAATTTTACAGCATAACCAAAGTGTGTCTGGACTGAAGAAAGCTGCAACACCACCTGTTAGTTTGGAAACTTGGGATACATGTAAATCTATAAGAGGATCTCCTCAGGAAGTCCATCCTTCACGCACTTATGGAATTTTTAGCACAGCAAGTGGAAAAGCTGTACAAGTATCTGATGCTTCATTGGAAAAGGCACGGCAAGTGTTTTCTGAGATAGATGGTGATGCTAAACAGTTAGCTTCCATGGTGTCACTGGAAGGTAATGAAAAATCACATCACTCTGTGAAAAGAGAAAGCTCTGTGGTGCATAACACCCATGGTGTATTGTCACTCCGAAAAACCCTCCCAGGCAATGTCAGTTCATCTGTATTCTCTGGATTTAGCACCGCAGGTGGAAAACTGGTCACAGTTTCAGAAAGTGCTTTACATAAAGTTAAAGGAATGTTAGAGGAATTTGATTTGATCAGAACTGAACATACTCTCCAGCATTCACCTACACCTGAAGACGTATCAAAAATACCTCCTCAACCTTGTCTTGAAAGCAGAACCCCAGAATACTCTGTAAGCTCTAAATTGCAGAAAACCTACAATGATAAATCCAGGTCACCAAGTAATTATAAAGAAAGTGGTTCTTCAGGCAATACTCAATCTCTTGAAGTTTCTCCCCAACTCTCTCAGAtggagagaaagcaagaaacacAGTCGGTATTAGGAACAAAAGTGTCCCAGAGGAAGACTAATatcttggaaaaaaaacaaaacttaccccaaaacataaaaatagaaagtaataaaatggaaacattttctgATGTTTCCATGAAAACAAATGTAGGAGAGTACTACTCCAAAGAGCCAGAGAACTATTTTGAAACAGAAGCAGTGGAAATTGCCAAAGCTTTTATGGAAGATGATGAGCTGACGGATTCTGAACAGACTCATGCCAAATGCTCACTGTTTGCATGCCCCCAAAACGAGGCTTTATTAAATTCGAGAactagaaaaagaggaggaatggCTGGTGTTGCAGTTGGTAAGGATTTACTTTTGCTTTGGTCTGCTGGTCTCTCAAGTGTTTCATTCTCAATAGTCTCGTAGGCTACAGTGTTTAAAAACTGatatttttttcctgtggagtttGGAGGACAGTGATTTAGAACTTGGTATCTGTAAGTCTGTACCAACAAGTCATATTTTAAGGATCTTTAGTGTATTTTTAGTTGGGGTTAAGTTTAGTTATGCtaagaagttttattttaaacaaagctGGTGAAATGTTAATATTTCCCATATGTATAAAGAAGTTAAATTCTGGCAGTTAGAATATTAGAATTCTGGTTTCTAATATAGCCCCATAATTTAATTAGTACTGTGTATGACTTAGTTACTGTACTCTTCATGTGTTACCTCACTTCTCTGAGCCTGTTCCCATAGCCATAAAGTGTAGTTAACGCCTCTTACAAGGTAGATAGTATTACCAGGCATGATGTTTGATAGCAGTAATCCCAGCAATCAAGAacctaaggcaggaagattgttaCGTTCAAGGCAGCCTGGGTTAAATAtcatgaccctgtctcaaaaatattcatcaattaattgattaattgtttaaaatcacaaaatttaaaataagttatTCAACATTGAACCTGACATGTTACTCACCTAGGCAGAGAACTTAGTATTTGCTTGCTTCCTTCACAAATATTCTAAACATAGTTTAATAGTAAATACTGTCCTACTCGTTTTCAGAATTCTTTTTATACATGGATGATTTTCCTGTATGTATATCTttataccatgtgcatgcctggtgtcaacaaaagagggtattagatctCCAAGAACAGGTGTTACAAAAAGTAGCAAGCtgccacgtgggttctgggagaATATTAGTTCTAGTTCCTCTGGGAGAATAttagtgcccttaaccactgagccatctctctgatctcATGTACTTCTTTTAATACTATTGGACTATATTCTAATTTCTCATTCAAATGTATGTCTAATGACTTAGTGAAACTATTAGGTTAATCCATAGTGAGTGTGTTTTGGTAGTGTTTCAGGCTAAAAAGAATCTTTAAATATTGAATCTTCTTGTCTAACCCCACCATACTGTGGAGtgagctgtctggaagtcagctTATTATAAGCCATCCTGCCAGAAACAGGTTTACTTCATCAAATATTATACACGTCACATTCTGTATGAACAAATTTAACTTTATACGACTTAATCTgtggggttttcttttgttttattttattgcttacCATGTATAAGCCAGTACTTTAGTTATTAAAAGGGAAATCTAGGCTTAAAAGGTAAAACTggtataattataaatatgtatgGGACTTTCTTTTTAGGACAACCCCCAATTAAAAGGAGCTTATTAAATGAATTTGACAGGATAATAGAAAGTAAAGGAAAATCCTTAACGCCTTCAAAAAGCACTCCAGAtggtaaatttgtttttattcatattttttctcTGAACAAGTACTCTGCATGATACTCTTACACTTTCCTCTCTCGGTTCATTTGTGTGTACAGAAAGGTTTAAATGTTAAACTTTTGGTGTATTTGGTATGTGGATGGTTCATCCATGATGCCTGCTAGGGCACTGAAAAAGCTGTAATTACAGAGTCATAAGATGCTTATGAAGTAGTGACTTTAGGCTTAATGAGAGTGGTAAATGACCTTCAGCATTTCATCAAAGTCCATCTTTTCTAAGTCACATGATTGCTGCTACCAAATGAGGTGGGCATTTCTCATGGTTTGACACATTTCTCCAACTTACTACATATACATGATGCCTTGCCTCTTTCTCCCTTGCCTTTTGactttccttttaatttctttaacgtttgtctgtctgtctgtttttcaagacagtgtgtCTCTGTCCAATACTTGTACAATTATAAGTAAAATTGAttctaataaaaaaacaaaaaactgctgAATACCCAAATCTGAGTAACTGATAGTGCTTATCTTCTCAAGTACCCATGATAATCCTGTGGCAAAAGAGTAGCTACTCTGTGTCAGCCTAACTGTGAAAATAAATTGTTTCAAGATGATTATGACTTCTATAGGCAGATATACAAGCTGTACAGATGTGCTCTTGTACAGtgaacatgtgtacacataaCAGTGCTGATGGCGGGGCCTTATAAGATCCTTATGGGCACTTAGACCACCCTTAGAATCACCTTCCTGTAGAGTAGAGATAGTTGGTTCAAATTCACATAAGAATTCTGTGTCTGGGGAgttggcttagtgattaagagcacttcttGTTCTTGGAGAGGATCCAGGTttaagttcccagcatccacatggaggTTCCTCACCTCCTCAGACACCAGACCTATATGTGGTTCACAGAcctacatgtgggcaaaacactcatgcacacaaagtaataaaatacatttatgaaaagaattcttgatcttacaaaTCCTTAAAAGAAGTATCATTGTGCTGTGTTTTCCTGTCAGAATAACTCTGCATGTGCAGAATGGATaggttacatttatttgtttccgGCTTTAGGATTTtcgtattttattttatgtgtatttgtattttgcctgcatgtatgtatgtgtaccatgcatGTGCCTGCTGTGTGGCAACCAGAAGACATTGGGTCCCCCTGTAACTGGAGacagttgtgacccaccatgtaggttctggaaattgaaccctggtcctctgcaagagcagctagtgctgagccgtctctccagcctctggtttCTTATTCTTTAATCTTACATTGGAGCAAACAAAGTGTTTGCATAACTCATTCATAAATGCTGTAGAAAGTTATACTTGGAGATGTCTTAAATCCACCCTAGGCACACTCCAGGCTATTCTCCAATTTTCCTACCTTTTACTCCATGGTTTGCAGTTTATCTTTATAAACATTCTATACTATCTCTGTgcatgcttgcttttttttttttttttaacagtttctATAGAAACCGTCAAAAATTGCCAATCCCAACTATATTTAAAGTCATCGTGGCAGGGTATTGGAGAAAGTTTTCAATTAGCTATAATTGCACCTCAGATAAACCTCACTGGCTTTAACACTGCCAATTACCAAAGCTAGGGAATGCTGCTTAATGAATATGTAAATATCTTTCTTACTCATTTGCATGGTTGCATAATACTCACTCAAGCAGCTGTATCCTGGTTTATTCAGTTAATCCCTAATTAGTGGACAAACTGCAGGTCTAATAGCCATAATACAAATTCAGAATAAATACTATCAAAAGCTTTGCTTCTGAACCTTCGTAAAAGCTAACTTCAGAGATGATAATTACACTGACTGTTACTAACACCAGGACTAAATTTAAAACTGATTTCTCTGAGGTTTGAAATGTCGGTTATTTTGCTTATAGTTATAATTAGTTTGCAAGTTCAGTATGCCTGgtaattatttattaaatgtcCATTATGTGTATTGAAAACTTCAGTGTCTAACAAAATTTTGTGAACATTTACAGTAATGTATAATAAAGAGAAATGGCAACTAAAACCTCTTACTTTTCACTAATATTATAGTGTGGGATTTTTTTAGGCACAATAAAAGACAGACGATTGTTCACACACCACATGTCTTTAGAGCCGGTTACCTGTGGACCCTTCTGgtaagactttttttaaaatcttagtaTAACATCAGAAAaaggtgttttttcttttttttaaagttaataacTCTAACTCATTTAGAATgaattagaaatgtgtgctagtggggttagggatttagctcagtggtagagagtttgcctagcaagcgcaaggccctgggttctgtccccagctccgaaaaaaagaaaaagaaaaaaaaaaaagaaagaaagaaatgtgtgcTAGAAAAGGTCTAActctttggaagaaagaaaagcaagatagGTGGATCGGAGTGGACGTGAGGCTCCAGAGAAGACTGAGTTACTAGCAAGCAAATCCCCTGCAGTGGGCAGGAGTGAGTGGTGCAGAGCAGGAGGCCACACTGGGAGCATGCAGTTAAGGGGCTCCTGTGGGAGGAAGGCTGTGACGTCAACGACTGGGATTCATGTAAGGAGTAACAACAGCTTTGGATGCTGTAGTATCATCCTGTGATATAAACACTCACGAGCAAACTAGAAAACCagatcctgtctctaaacacacacacacacagagcgtgTATGTATATTTGTTGCCAGGCGAGCATACTTAAGTACTCTCTCTCCAATGCAGCTCAAGTAAAGAAAGGCAAGAAACCCAGAGCCCACATGTTACCTCACCTGCTCAAGGACTTCAGTCTAAGGGGCATCCTTCAAGACACTCAGCTGTGGGAAAGTCTTCAAGCAATCCTACAGTTTCTGCCCTAAGATCTGAAAGGACCAGACACTCAGTCTCAGACAAATCCACCAAAGTCTTTGTCCCACCTTTCAAGGTGAAATCACGGTTTCACAGAGATGAACATTTTGATAGCAAGAATGTTAATTTGGAGGGAAAAAACCAAAAGAGCGCAGATGGAGTCAGTGAAGATGGGAACGACAGTGACTTTCCTCAGTTTAACAAAGGTGACTACTCTCAGGAGGCTACTAGAATTTTCACAGGCCGTGAGAAGTCTTCGGGTATTATGTAGCATTTGTTTGacatggtttttatctttttataacgATTTTTAAAATcggtttctgtgtgtgtacaggtgcctgAGCCGCTGCACACATGGAAGACAACTTtggggagttggttttctccttccagcctgcattctgggatttgaactcgggtca from Rattus norvegicus strain BN/NHsdMcwi chromosome 12, GRCr8, whole genome shotgun sequence includes the following:
- the Brca2 gene encoding breast cancer type 2 susceptibility protein homolog isoform X4, with translation MTVEYKRRPTFWEIFKARCSTADLGPISLNWFEELSSEAPPYNTEPPEESEYKPQGHEPQLFKTPQRNPSYHQFASTPIMFKEQSQTLPLDQSPFKELGNVVANSKRKHHSKKKARKDPVVDVASLPLKACPSESPCTPRCTQVAPQRRKPVVSGSLFYTPKLEETPKHISESLGVEVDPDMSWTSSLATPPTLSSTVLIARDEEAHRNAFPADSPASLKSYFSNHNESLKKNDRFIPSVSDSENKSQQEAFSQGLEKMLGDSSSKINRFRDCLRKPIPNVLEDGETAVDTSGEDSFSLCFPKRRTRNLQKTRMGKMKKKIFSETRTDGLSEEARGQADDKNSFALEIEPRDSEPLDPSVTNQKPLYSQSGDISSEAGQCSDSIWSQPDPSGLNGTQTRKIPLLHISSHKQSILEDFIDMKKEGTGSITFPHISSLPEPEKMFSEETLVDKEHEGQHLESLEDSISGKQMVSGTSQTACLSPSIRKSIVKMREPLEETLDTVFSDSMTSSAFTEELDASAGGLEIHTACSQREDSLCPSSVDTGSWPTTLTDTSATVKNAGLITTLKNKRRKFIYSVSDDASHQGKKLQTQRQSELTNLSAPFEASAFEVPFPFTNVDSGIPDSSIKRSNLPNDPEEPSLSLTNSFVTAASKEISYIHALISQDLNDKEAILSEEKPQPYTALEADFLSCLPERSCENDQKSPKVSDRKEKVLVSACRPSGRLAAAVQLSSISFDSQENPLGSHNVTSTLKLTPSPKTPLSKPVVVSRGKMCKMPEKLQCKSCKDNIELSKNIPLGVNEMCVLSENSETPELLPPLEYITEVSSSVKSQFNQNTKIAVVQKDQKDSTFISEVTVHMNSEELFPEKENNFAFQVTNESNKPNIGSTVEFQEEDLSHTKGHSLKNSPMTVDRDLDDEQAGQVLITEDSDSLAVVHDCTKKSRNTIEQHQKGTADKDFKSNSSLYLKSDGNNDYLDKWSEFLDPLMNHKFGGSFRTASNKEIKLSEDNVKKSKMFFKDIEEQYPTSLDCIDTVSTLQLANKKRLSEPHTFDLKSGTTVSTQCHSQSSVSHEDTHTAPQMLSSKQDFHSSHNLTPSQKAEITELSTILEESGSQFEFTQFKNPSHIAQNNTSAVLGNQMAVVRTASEEWKDVDLHLPLNPSSVGQIDHNKKFECLVGVKQSSSHLLEDTCNQNTSCFLPIKEMEFGGFCSALGTKLSVSNEALRKAMKLFSDIENISEEPSTKVGPRGFSSCAHHDSVASVFKIKKQNTDKSFDEKSSKCQVTVQNNKEMTTCILVDENPENYVKNIKQDNNYTGSQRNAYKLENSDVSKSSTSGTVYINKGDSDLPFAAEKGNKYPESCTQYVREENAQIKESVSDLTCLEVMKAEETCHMKSSDKEQLPSDKMEQNMKEFNISFQTASGKNIRVSKESLNKSVNILDQETEDLTVTSDSLNSKILCGINKDKMHISCHKKSINIKKVFEEHFPIGTVSQLPALQQYPEYEIESIKEPTLLSFHTASGKKVKIMQESLDKVKNLFDETQYVRKTTNFGHQESKPLKDREDYKERLTLAYEKIEVTASKCEEMQNFVSKQTEMLPQQNDHMYRQTENLTSNGSSPKVHGNIENKIEKNPRICCICQSSYFVTEDSALACYTGDSRKTCVGESSLSKGKKWLREQSDKLGTRNTIEIQCVKEHTEDFAGNALYEHSLVIIRTEIDTSHVSENQASTLFSDPNVCHSYLSHSSFCHHDDMHNDSGYFLKDKIDSDVQPDMKNTEGNAIFPKISATKEIKLHPQTVNEECVQKLETNASPYANKNIAIDSAMLDLRNCKVGSPVFITTHSQETVRMKEIFTDNCSKIVEQNRESKPDTCQTSCHKALDNSEDFICPSSSGDVCINSPMAIFYPQSEQILQHNQSVSGLKKAATPPVSLETWDTCKSIRGSPQEVHPSRTYGIFSTASGKAVQVSDASLEKARQVFSEIDGDAKQLASMVSLEGNEKSHHSVKRESSVVHNTHGVLSLRKTLPGNVSSSVFSGFSTAGGKLVTVSESALHKVKGMLEEFDLIRTEHTLQHSPTPEDVSKIPPQPCLESRTPEYSVSSKLQKTYNDKSRSPSNYKESGSSGNTQSLEVSPQLSQMERKQETQSVLGTKVSQRKTNILEKKQNLPQNIKIESNKMETFSDVSMKTNVGEYYSKEPENYFETEAVEIAKAFMEDDELTDSEQTHAKCSLFACPQNEALLNSRTRKRGGMAGVAVGQPPIKRSLLNEFDRIIESKGKSLTPSKSTPDGTIKDRRLFTHHMSLEPVTCGPFCSSKERQETQSPHVTSPAQGLQSKGHPSRHSAVGKSSSNPTVSALRSERTRHSVSDKSTKVFVPPFKVKSRFHRDEHFDSKNVNLEGKNQKSADGVSEDGNDSDFPQFNKDLMSSLQNARDLQDIRIKNKERHHLCPQPGSLYLTKSSTLPRISLQAAVGDSVPSACSPKQLYMYGVSKACISVNSKNAEYFQFAIEDHFGKEALCAGKGFRLADGGWLIPSDDGKAGKEEFYRALCDTPGVDPKLISSVWVSNHYRWIVWKLAAMEFAFPKEFANRCLNPERVLLQLKYRYDVEIDNSSRSALKKILERDDTAAKTLVLCVSDIISLSTNVSETSGSKASSEDSNKVDTIELTDGWYAVKAQLDPPLLALVKSGRLTVGQKIITQGAELVGSPDACAPLEAPDSLRLKISANSTRPARWHSKLGFFHDPRPFPLPLSSLFSDGGNVGCVDVIVQRVYPLQWVEKTVSGSYIFRNEREEEKEALRFAEAQQKKLEALFTKVHTELKEHEEDIAQRRVLSRALTRQQVHALQDGAELYAAVQDASDPEHLEVYSALTGGRPARVGRTAAASAVSQCVKCPQTCFSEEQLRALNNYRQMLSDKKQARIQSEFRKALEAAEKEEGLSRDVSTVWKLRVTSYKKREKSALLSIWRPSSDLPSLLTEGQRYRIYHLSVSKSKNKFEWPSIQLTATKRTQYQQLPVSSETLLQLYQPRELLPFSKLSDPAFQPPCSEVDVVGVVVSVVKPIEHRHILQGGRKEAYTGAEGRQSKVVHPEQRPHPRTLPSLHLLCFRPCFRRGVHLLISKVIEVLYHAAHRRGNLHPWPTQPGWQPSLVVGRMRLRTPRPVEKKGPWIS